A region from the Salicibibacter cibarius genome encodes:
- a CDS encoding SDR family oxidoreductase has product MRHAIVTAGTKGLGRKVTEALLYEGYTVTVSYRNDEQAVQHLRAALEVDDTRLHAVRADVTDQKDIERLFTTTIQRFGRLDILVNNAGPYIFKRKKIHDYTADEWNEMVNGNLTAMFTMLQQALPQMRKQKFGRIIAYGYQDVGNAPGWLYRGAFGAAKAGLASLIRTLAIEEAEHGITANMVVPGEIRGEWKESTIAESRKHPDPDTPVGRSGTGEDIARTVLYFAADDADMVTGTIIEVTGGVDVIHRRRHE; this is encoded by the coding sequence ATGAGGCACGCAATTGTTACGGCAGGTACAAAAGGGCTTGGGCGCAAAGTGACCGAAGCCCTTTTGTATGAAGGATACACCGTTACGGTCAGTTACAGAAATGATGAGCAAGCGGTCCAACATTTGCGCGCAGCATTGGAAGTAGATGACACTCGCTTGCATGCGGTACGGGCTGATGTAACCGATCAAAAGGACATCGAGCGCTTATTCACCACCACGATCCAACGATTCGGCCGTTTGGATATTTTAGTGAATAATGCAGGACCGTATATATTTAAACGAAAAAAAATCCATGATTACACTGCTGATGAGTGGAATGAGATGGTGAATGGCAATTTAACGGCTATGTTCACGATGTTACAACAAGCGTTGCCGCAAATGCGGAAGCAAAAATTCGGACGCATTATCGCTTATGGTTATCAGGACGTCGGCAATGCACCGGGATGGCTGTATCGCGGTGCATTCGGGGCAGCAAAAGCCGGGTTGGCTTCTTTGATCAGGACCTTGGCAATCGAAGAGGCGGAGCATGGAATTACGGCAAATATGGTCGTTCCCGGAGAGATTCGCGGCGAATGGAAAGAAAGCACGATTGCCGAGAGCAGGAAGCACCCGGACCCTGATACACCGGTGGGGCGTTCCGGAACGGGCGAAGATATCGCGCGTACGGTGCTTTATTTTGCCGCCGATGATGCAGATATGGTTACCGGCACGATTATTGAAGTAACCGGAGGCGTAGATGTCATTCACCGCCGCCGTCATGAATAA